Proteins encoded in a region of the Tripterygium wilfordii isolate XIE 37 chromosome 21, ASM1340144v1, whole genome shotgun sequence genome:
- the LOC119988991 gene encoding polyadenylation and cleavage factor homolog 4-like: MESGKILVSRENPRSFLFGSTSAAKAMSNEVSLKPTQPTPILDRFRVLLKQRGNEARVSSQDDGVPPPSMEEIVQLYELVLGELTFNSKPIITDLTIIAGEQREHGGGIANAICARIMEAPVDQKLPSLYLLDSIVKNIGREYVRYFSSRLPKVFCEAYSQVDPNLHPSMRHLFGTWSTVFPPSVLGMIETQLKFSSSVNNQSSGFTPLRSSQSPQPTHGIHVNPKYLRQLDHSTANTSIQRARGTSLTLKMCNQKPAIGDDDCDSDHAGHITAKVGAERLKSTGSLGHTSFVPGVNKMRLSSTSRLARPLSPLRIEGDVPLFSEADEYSVDNSPRRLIEVASPNPAFNYGIGKAIGGDEETNEWKRRNYTDGDRYRAGASISYGLSNGKDHRGPRALINAYGTDRGNGTSNSLEVESLGINGMGNKVGSRSWQHTEEEEFDWEDMSPTLTDCGRNNDFLHSSVPTLGGVGARPGFGKLGASATSLESHNIRSDRSGQVSQRLLHDSSNVAEDTVLYPTRGLPDKINRFPSEPNRVTGARYSQEAWNSPHHFSQSSHHFNAKGRVRGFQMPSSANSISSSGGENFSPLFDKVPDADTQLVRPSVVASGMGSSHHDSLTVGSQSVIASSTGAWPSINVHSSHPPRFPTIPPMQTHIRSHFDSTNASNTVMNQGLSKSLFMPEQQYDGFESKEMSSTKPLSLSDQHVAMNQPNQAQGVPQFIASQEARENFLPSVSPSAPRFSLAPPLNRGYNPRGHPTNPIPAVQLPLLAHNIPNISFYPQWRGVPPLPPGSTPAPSQMITNLQVAGSITPNQPQGSAYSGLISSLMAQGLISATGQNAVQDPVGLEFNADLLKLRYESAINALYGDLPRQCTTCGLRFKCQEQHSSHMDWHVTKNRNSKNRKQKPSRKWFVSTSMWLSGAEALGTEAVPGFLPTQTVEEKKDDEELAVPADEDQNVCALCGESFEEFYSDETEEWMYKGAVYLNAPNGSTSSVDGSQSSPIVHAKCRPDSSTVPPEDFGRDDRGNTEEGSQRKRMRS; this comes from the exons ATGGAATCCGGGAAAATCCTTGTTTCCCGAGAAAACCCTAGAAGCTTCTTGTTCGGCTCCACCTCTGCCGCCAAGGCCATGTCCAATGAAGTCTCGCTGAAACCAACGCAGCCGACGCCGATACTCGACCGGTTCAGGGTTCTTCTGAAGCAGCGCGGTAATGAGGCTAGGGTCTCGAGTCAGGATGATGGGGTGCCACCTCCGAGCATGGAGGAGATAGTGCAGCTCTATGAGTTAGTGCTTGGCGAGCTTACTTTCAATTCAAAACCGATAATTACCGATTTGACTATTATAGCGGGCGAGCAGCGGGAGCATGGCGGGGGCATTGCGAATGCCATTTGTGCCCGGATTATGGAG GCTCCAGTTGACCAAAAACTGCCTTCCTTATATCTTTTAGACAGTATTGTCAAGAACATTGGCCGAGAATATGTTAGGTACTTCTCTTCCCGTTTACCTAAG GTTTTCTGTGAGGCATATAGCCAAGTTGACCCTAACCTACATCCTTCAATGCGCCACCTTTTTGGCACATGGTCAACTGTGTTTCCACCTTCAGTACTTGGCATGATTGAGACCCAACTGAAGTTTTCTTCGTCAGTCAATAATCAGTCCTCAGGGTTCACTCCGTTGAGGTCTTCTCAGTCCCCTCAGCCAACCCATGGCATACATGTTAATCCTAAGTACCTACGACAGTTGGACCATTCAACTGCGAATACT AGTATTCAACGTGCAAGAGGAACTTCATTGACTTTGAAGATGTGTAATCAGAAACCTGCCATTGGAGATGATGATTGTGATTCTGATCATGCGGGACACATAACTGCAAAGGTTGGAGCCGAAAGATTGAAATCAACTGGAAGTTTGGGTCATACGTCTTTTGTACCTGGTGTTAATAAGATGCGTCTGTCATCGACTTCGAGGCTTGCAAGGCCTTTGTCACCTTTAAGAATTGAAGGTGATGTGCCTTTATTTTCAGAAGCCGATGAATATTCGGTAGATAATTCTCCTCGAAGGCTTATTGAGGTAGCCTCTCCTAATCCAGCATTTAACTATGGGATTGGCAAAGCAATTGGGGGAGATGAGGAGACAAATGAATGGAAAAGAAGAAACTATACTGATGGAGACCGTTACCGAGCTGGAGCTTCTATCAGCTATGGCCTTAGCAATGGAAAAGATCATCGAGGACCTAGAGCTTTGATCAATGCATATGGGACTGACAGGGGAAATGGTACCTCAAACAGTCTGGAGGTGGAGTCCTTAGGTATTAATGGCATGGGCAATAAGGTGGGTTCAAGATCATGGCAGCATACTGAGGAAGAGGAATTTGATTGGGAGGATATGAGCCCTACTTTAACAGATTGTGGTAGGAATAATGATTTCTTGCATTCATCTGTTCCCACTTTAGGAGGTGTTGGGGCAAGACCTGGCTTTGGGAAGTTGGGTGCTAGTGCTACTTCATTGGAATCTCATAATATCAGGAGTGACCGGTCCGGTCAGGTGTCGCAACGTTTGTTGCATGATTCTTCAAACGTTGCCGAGGATACCGTTCTCTAC CCCACTCGTGGATTACCAGATAAGATAAATAGATTCCCAAGTGAGCCTAACAGGGTTACTGGTGCTCGCTATTCTCAAGAAGCCTGGAATTCGCCTCACCATTTTTCTCAGTCATCTCACCACTTTAATGCCAAAGGAAGGGTAAGAGGTTTCCAGATGCCTTCTTCAGCAAACAGTATATCTTCGTCAGGTGGTGAaaatttttctcctctttttgaCAAGGTTCCAGATGCTGACACACAACTTGTCAGGCCTTCAGTTGTTGCATCAGGAATGGGTTCCTCTCATCATGATTCTCTTACTGTTGGCAGTCAGTCAGTCATAGCGTCATCAACAGGGGCATGGCCTTCTATAAATGTACATAGTTCTCACCCACCTCGCTTCCCCACTATTCCTCCCATGCAGACACATATTAGAAGTCATTTTGATTCTACAAATGCTAGTAATACTGTGATGAATCAAGGCTTAAGCAAATCATTGTTTATGCCTGAGCAGCAGTATGATGGTTTTGAAAGCAAAGAGATGAGCTCAACAAAGCCACTGTCATTGAGTGATCAACATGTTGCTATGAACCAGCCAAACCAGGCACAAGGTGTGCCACAATTTATTGCATCCCAGGAGGCACgtgaaaattttcttccctCTGTCTCACCATCAGCTCCACGATTCTCACTGGCACCACCTTTAAATCGTGGATACAACCCACGGGGGCATCCAACAAATCCAATACCCGCAGTGCAGCTGCCTTTACTAGCACACAACATTCCAAATATCTCCTTTTACCCGCAATGGAGAGGAGTCCCTCCCCTGCCTCCTGGCTCCACTCCTGCTCCTTCTCAAATGATAACCAACCTGCAAGTTGCTGGTTCAATTACCCCTAATCAACCACAGGGTAGTGCGTATTCTGGTCTTATTAGTTCACTGATGGCTCAAGGTTTAATCTCAGCGACAGGACAAAATGCTGTTCAG GACCCAGTGGGACTTGAGTTTAATGCTGACCTTCTCAAACTGCGTTACGAGTCTGCTATAAATGCTCTGTATGGTGATCTTCCAAGGCAGTGCACAACATGTGGCCTTCGATTTAAGTGTCAAGAACAACACAGTAGCCATATGGATTGGCATGTGACTAAGAACCGAAATTCGAAGAACCGTAAGCAGAAACCTTCTCGTAAGTGGTTTGTCAGTACAAGTATGTGGCTCAGCGGTGCAGAGGCACTGGGAACTGAAGCAGTTCCTGGGTTTTTGCCAACCCAGACTGTTGAGGAAAAGAAGGATGATGAGGAATTGGCCGTGCCCGCTGATGAAGATCAGAATGTATGTGCACTGTGCGGAGAGTCATTTGAGGAATTTTACAGTGATGAGACTGAGGAATGGATGTATAAAGGGGCTGTCTACTTGAATGCACCGAATGGCTCAACATCTAGTGTTGATGGGTCTCAGTCAAGTCCTATAGTTCATGCTAAGTGTAGGCCAGATTCTAGTACAGTTCCCCCTGAAGATTTTGGACGTGATGACAGG GGAAATACTGAAGAGGGTAGTCAAAGAAAACGAATGCGCAGCTAA
- the LOC119988445 gene encoding putative F-box/FBD/LRR-repeat protein At3g59240, translating into MAAINELKRQKTSEEQDVVEGEKSLCKLPDVVLQHILCFVTMKEAVRTSILSKRWEYLWTSIPTLIFTENGSNLRFDEYVANRTMFIDFVDRAISLRDSNIDKFHLSCDGLGDAVRIRRWFSAVARHNVRVASFSLWNCNKPFELRHCFFTCASLTELRIHVSGDALKMPTSIWFSSLKILKLCGVIFPDDHSTQKLFSGCPLLEELTISKCDWANVKAVCICCPNLHGLYIHDMCMDNQPWDESDDCQIMISGSSLKEFCYFGDFIDHYFFYDCSPLENATIGIYNWDQRARTVAKRLYKLLSGLSDVKKLKLARAAIEVLNYAVDLVASLPLFSNLFVLELNSELINLDSKALVEILQHCPRLETLKFAKGINLASEYDENSGILDPVPACFLSHLKTIIVRKCDGNKDLYKDVVAILLEKVVVLNKLVLYCRESTWSLNEMEKIRKEILELPRASKVLKMELM; encoded by the exons ATGGCTGCAATAAATGAATTAAAAAGGCAGAAAACTAGTGAAGAGCAAGACGTGGTTGAGGGTGAAAAAAGCTTATGCAAATTACCTGATGTGGTTCTCCAACACATCCTCTGTTTCGTTACGATGAAAGAGGCTGTAAGAACAAGTATTCTATCAAAAAGATGGGAATACCTCTGGACATCCATTCCTACACTAATATTCACTGAAAATGGATCCAATCTGAGATTTGATGAATATGTCGCCAATAGAACCATGTTCATCGATTTTGTGGATAGAGCCATTTCTCTTCGTGACTCTAACATAGATAAATTCCATCTCTCTTGTGATGGGCTAGGTGATGCAGTTCGCATTAGAAGATGGTTCTCTGCTGTTGCAAGGCATAATGTCCGAGTTGCCTCTTTTTCTCTCTGGAATTGCAACAAACCTTTTGAGTTGCGTCATTGTTTTTTCACTTGTGCGTCACTTACAGAATTACGTATACATGTCTCTGGTGATGCTCTGAAAATGCCTACTTCAATTTGGTTCTCGAGTCTAAAGATTTTAAAACTTTGCGGTGTCATATTTCCAGATGATCATTCAACTCAAAAGTTGTTCTCTGGCTGTCCTTTACTTGAGGAGCTCACTATAAGCAAATGCGATTGGGCCAATGTCAAGGCTGTCTGTATTTGTTGTCCTAACCTCCATGGGTTGTACATACATGATATGTGCATGGATAATCAGCCCTGGGATGAATCAGATGATTGCCAAATCATGATATCTGGAAGTTCTCTCAAGGAATTCTGTTATTTTGGGGACTTCATAGATCACTATTTCTTTTATGACTGTTCCCCATTAGAAAATGCCACGATTGGAATATATAATTGGGATCAAAGAGCAAGAACAGTTGCCAAACGTTTATATAAGCTTTTAAGTGGGCTGTCTGACGTGAAAAAGCTAAAGCTTGCAAGGGCTGCTATTGAG GTACTAAATTATGCAGTAGATCTTGTGGCCTCTCTGCCCTTGTTCAGTAATCTGTTCGTTCTGGAATTGAATTCTGAGCTGATTAATCTTGATTCTAAAGCACTAGTAGAGATACTACAACACTGCCCGCGGCTTGAAACTCTTAAATTTGCTAAG GGGATCAACCTTGCTTCAGAGTATGATGAAAATAGTGGGATATTGGATCCAGTGCCTGCATGTTTTTTGTCACACCTAAAAACCATTATTGTCCGCAAATGTGACGGAAATAAGGATCTGTACAAGGATGTGGTGGCAATATTACTCGAGAAAGTTGTGGTTTTGAATAAGTTAGTTTTATATTGTCGCGAGTCTACTTGGTCCCTCAACGAGATGGAGAAGATTCGTAAAGagatactagaactccctaGAGCATCCAAAGTTCTTAAAATGGAACTCATGTAA
- the LOC119987968 gene encoding putative FBD-associated F-box protein At5g56700 produces MRMDARSSNKRSISKLPDAILQRILSFLPTKDAVKTSVLSRRWEYLWTSIPNLEFIGGASDNFTAFVDRVIALHVSDIKKCWLECYKSGDEPCIKRLIAAVVRRNVEELHIDTEDPKGPLQLPQCLFVSASLTRLNLSICCTLKFPPSIRLSNLKNLLFEHITFTDDVSTQQFFSGCPALETVCFYKCKWTNLCSVVICAPKLWSLEVIGDKGANFEASDGCELMIFAPSLHYFDYDGEFLNDYCIYDSPTLNEAKIHSRKAWNERPRTVFYRLYKLLKGISNVKQLSLSSDTVEVFAFLSCCNKNSFHHLSGKSEDHRTIDCEALMKMLQCSPRLENLCFKAGIKLSLHCKNYKGISESVTQGFLSRLKTVEIDVSKFGGNEKLFVDAIEILLKRASVLDKLIVYVPKYYAATVGVYKEKLKKELLKLPKASKLVRSDYANFLRRSFLKYVKGVPKQNMDIGYVVVMELM; encoded by the exons ATGAGAATGGATGCAAGGAGCAGTAACAAAAGAAGTATAAGCAAGTTACCGGATGCAATTCTTCAACGCATACTCTCTTTCCTCCCAACGAAAGATGCTGTGAAAACAAGCGTTCTTTCGAGAAGATGGGAATATCTCTGGACATCAATTCCCAATCTCGAATTTATAGGAGGAGCTAGTGACAACTTTACAGCCTTCGTGGATAGAGTGATTGCACTTCATGTCTCtgatataaaaaaatgttgGCTTGAATGTTATAAGAGTGGTGATGAACCTTGCATTAAAAGGTTGATAGCTGCTGTAGTAAGGCGTAACGTTGAAGAGCTACACATTGACACCGAAGACCCAAAAGGACCTCTTCAATTGCCTCAATGCCTTTTTGTTTCTGCATCGCTTACTAGATTGAATCTAAGTATATGTTGcactctcaaatttcctccttcAATCCGTCTCTCAAATCTCAAAAATTTACTTTTTGAGCATATCACATTTACAGACGATGTCTCAACTCAACAGTTCTTTTCAGGCTGCCCGGCTCTTGAGACAGTTTGTTTTTACAAATGCAAGTGGACCAATCTGTGTAGTGTGGTTATCTGTGCTCCTAAGCTATGGAGTTTGGAAGTAATTGGAGATAAGGGGGCCAACTTTGAAGCATCAGATGGTTGCGAGCTCATGATTTTTGCACCTTCTCTCCATTATTTCGATTATGATGGTGAATTCTTAAATGACTATTGCATATATGACTCGCCAACCTTAAATGAGGCAAAGATTCATTCAAGAAAAGCGTGGAATGAACGGCCGAGAACAGTTTTCTATCGTTTATATAAGCTTTTGAAGGGGATCTCTAATGTTAAACAACTCTCACTTTCAAGTGACACTGTCGAGGTATTTGCTTTTCTTTCATGTTGCAATAAAAATTCTTTCCATCACTTGTCAGGAAAG TCAGAGGATCATAGAACTATAGACTGTGAAGCACTAATGAAGATGCTTCAATGCTCTCCGCGTCTTGAGAATCTGTGTTTTAAAGCG GGGATCAAACTCTCTTTGCATTGTAAGAACTATAAAGGGATATCGGAATCTGTGACTCAAGGTTTCTTGTCGCGCCTCAAAACTGTTGAAATTGATGTCAGCAAATTTGGTGGCAATGAGAAGCTATTTGTGGATGCAATAGAGATATTGCTCAAGAGAGCCAGTGTATTGGACAAACTGATAGTATATGTACCCAAGTACTATGCAGCCACAGTGGGTGTGTACAAGGAGAAGCTTAAGAAAGAGCTACTTAAACtaccaaaagcatcaaaa TTGGTGCGCTCTGATTATGCCAACTTTTTGAGGAGAAG TTTCTTGAAGTATGTTAAAGGTGTTCCTAAGCAGAATATGGATATTGGGTATGTTGTGGTAATGGAACTCATGTAA
- the LOC119987969 gene encoding putative F-box/LRR-repeat protein At4g15060, whose amino-acid sequence MDAMSSNKKSKSNSKRSISKLPDVILQRILSFLPTKDAVKTSVLSRRWEYLWTSIPNLEFREDSARDNVIPFADRAISLHVSDIKKFTLECYKDGDEPCIRRLITAVVRRNVEELEINTDDARDRLLQLPESLYVSASLTRLDLTICCILKFPPSTCLSSLKHLRFKFIKFTDDVSTQQFFSGCPVLETICFDESVWTNLCSVGLRAPKLWKLEIIEDQNERCDPEPEPSDGCEVVIFAPSLRYFDYDGEFLNDYCIYDSPTLNEAKIHLREVGIELPSIVCKT is encoded by the coding sequence ATGGATGCAATGAGCAGTAACAAAAAGAGTAAATCAAACAGCAAAAGAAGCATAAGCAAGTTACCAGATGTGATTCTTCAACGCATACTCTCTTTCCTACCAACGAAAGATGCTGTGAAAACAAGTGTTCTATCCAGAAGATGGGAATATCTTTGGACATCCATTCCTAATCTCGAATTTAGAGAAGACAGCGCTAGAGACAACGTTATACCCTTTGCTGATCGAGCGATTTCTCTTCATGTCtctgatataaaaaaatttactcttGAATGTTATAAGGATGGTGATGAGCCTTGCATTAGAAGGTTGATAACTGCTGTCGTAAGGCGTAATGTTGAAGAGCTAGAAATTAACACCGACGACGCCAGAGATCGTCTTCTTCAATTGCCTGAATCCCTTTATGTTTCTGCATCGCTTACTAGATTGGATCTAACTATATGTTGCATtctcaaatttcctccttcAACTTGTCTCTCAAGTCTCAAACATTTACGttttaaatttatcaaatttactGACGATGTCTCTACTCAACAATTCTTTTCTGGCTGCCCGGTTCTTGAGACAATCTGTTTTGACGAAAGCGTCTGGACCAATCTGTGTAGTGTGGGTCTTCGTGCTCCTAAGCTATGGAAATTGGAAATAATAGAAGATCAAAATGAAAGGTGTGACCCTGAACCTGAACCATCGGATGGTTGCGAGGTCGTGATTTTTGCACCTTCTCTGCGTTATTTCGATTATGATGGTGAATTCTTAAATGACTATTGCATATATGACTCGCCAACCTTAAATGAGGCAAAGATTCATTTAAGAGAAGTGGGGATTGAATTGCCAAGTATAGTTTGTAAAACTTAG
- the LOC119988531 gene encoding F-box/FBD/LRR-repeat protein At5g56420-like — MQKVSERQDVDDSAKSLSKFPDVVLQHILSFLPTKDAIRTSVLSKRWEYLWTSIPNLEFNDHKANRATFMDFVDRGIALRKTDIKDFSLTCDVLGDESRIRRWVSAAVRYDVQTFCTDLSKCKESFELPQCLFNCASLRELHLSVSCTLKLPPSVCFSTLKILSLHSITFPDDHFTQKLFSGCPMLEDLWLHECNWVNVKIVSIYAPRLLKLSISEMEIDNHTWNESNGCQIMIFGNCLKYFYYIGELFNEYCFYNESSLDDVWIQMYYTDQRSRVVAYRLFKLLSGLRDFKELAISKDAVEVLNHAAELLAHMPLFNNLSILFLDWGQVNLGSKALLKILQNSPHLNSLVLVEGISFPSDSERILEPLPSCFLSHLKKIEVYEFEGTEKAYMDVAAILLKRTAALEKLVLSCPKSSTWTLEEKENVRNELLELPRALEVCTIQMSFFMFSITVSKYV, encoded by the exons atgcagaaAGTGAGTGAACGACAAGATGTGGATGACAGTGCAAAAAGCTTGAGCAAATTTCCTGATGTAGTTCTTCAACACATCCTCTCTTTTCTCCCAACAAAGGATGCTATAAGAACCAGTGTTCTATCAAAAAGATGGGAATACCTTTGGACATCCATTCCCAATCTTGAGTTCAATGACCATAAAGCCAATAGAGCCACGTTCATGGATTTTGTGGATAGAGGAATTGCTCTTCGCAAAACAGATATAAAAGATTTTTCTCTCACATGTGACGTACTTGGTGATGAATCTCGCATTAGGCGATGGGTCTCTGCTGCAGTGAGATATGACGTTCAAACATTCTGTACTGATCTCAGTAAATGCAAAGAATCTTTTGAATTGCCTCAGTGTCTCTTTAATTGTGCATCACTTAGAGAATTACATCTATCAGTCTCCTGCACCCTCAAACTTCCTCCTTCAGTTtgtttctcaactctcaagatTTTAAGTCTTCACAGCATCACATTTCCAGATGATCACTTCACTCAAAAGTTGTTTTCTGGCTGCCCAATGCTTGAAGATTTGTGGTTACATGAATGCAACTGGGTTAATGTCAAAATTGTGAGTATTTATGCTCCAAGGCTTTTGAAATTGAGCATAAGTGAAATGGAAATTGATAACCACACATGGAATGAATCGAATGGTTGTCAAATCATGATATTTGGAAATTGTCTCAAGTACTTTTATTATATTGGTGAATTATTTAACGAGTACTGCTTTTATAACGAATCCTCATTGGATGACGTGTGGATTCAAATGTATTATACTGATCAAAGGTCCAGAGTAGTTGCCTATCGCTTATTTAAGCTTTTGTCGGGCCTTCGCGATTTCAAAGAGCTAGCAATTTCGAAAGACGCTGTTGAG GTACTGAATCACGCAGCTGAACTTCTAGCCCATATGCCCTTGTTCAATAATCTGTCTATTTTGTTCTTGGATTGGGGGCAAGTAAATCTTGGAAGTAAAGCACTTCTGAAGATACTCCAAAATTCCCCACACCTAAATTCTCTTGTGCTTGTTGAG GGAATCAGCTTCCCTTCAGATTCTGAAAGAATCCTGGAGCCATTGCCTTCATGTTTCTTGTCGCACCTCAAAAAAATTGAAGTCTATGAATTTGAAGGAACTGAGAAGGCATATATGGATGTGGCAGCGATCTTGCTTAAGAGAACAGCAGCTTTGGAGAAGTTGGTCTTGTCATGTCCAAAGTCCTCTACCTGGACATTAGAAGAGAAAGAGAATGTTCGTAATGAGCTACTAGAACTCCCTAGGGCATTAGAAGTTTGCACTATCCAAATGTCTTTCTTCATGTTTTCAATTACAGTTTCGAAATATGTCTAA
- the LOC119988666 gene encoding F-box/FBD/LRR-repeat protein At5g56420-like yields MGKISGPKRMKTSEKQDVNSERSLSELPDVILQHILSLLPTKDAVRTSVLSKRWEYLWTSVSSFVFNGYKVNRTHFMEFVDRALALHEGSIQCCSIMSDVLGDADRFRRWITVAVRRNVIVFSIRLTNCRKVFEFPHCFFTCASVQKLYLSISSPLKRPHSICFSSLKSLHLADITFSDDQSAQKLLSGCPVLEEMCLMKCSWVKVKRVIIHCPRLYSLTITEKEIDDDLYNLSDSCKVMIFGTCLKRFKYSGAFSNEYCLYDSSSLDKVQIQMDHRGQGSKIAAYCLFELLRGVFNVKELVLSNKAIQVLNDAAEILAFMPLFNNLSILTLKSEERVGYIGYMMKQVNLGCKALLKILQNSPCLGALRFCQGVELSADGENHELILDPVPPCFLSHLKRIEIYQHYATKKLHRQMMEILLSRAVFLDKLMVCYSECTWKAEELEKVHKELLGLPRASEVVEIKFTPDLTENQYEDTFSCSFCSSSRKG; encoded by the exons ATGGGCAAAATTAGCGGACCCAAAAGGATGAAAACCAGTGAAAAGCAAGATGTGAACAGTGAGAGAAGCCTAAGCGAATTACCTGATGTCATTCTCCAACACATTCTTTCTTTACTTCCAACAAAAGATGCCGTGAGAACTAGTGTTCTGTCAAAAAGATGGGAATATCTTTGGACATCTGTTTCGAGTTTTGTTTTTAATGGATACAAAGTAAATAGAACCCACTTCATGGAATTTGTGGATCGAGCACTTGCACTCCATGAAGGTAGTATTCAATGCTGCTCTATTATGAGTGATGTGCTAGGTGATGCAGATCGCTTTAGAAGATGGATTACAGTCGCAGTAAGGCGGAATGTTATAGTTTTCAGTATTCGCCTAACTAATTGCAGAAAGGTCTTTGAATTTCCGCATTGTTTTTTCACATGTGCATCAgtccaaaaattatatttatctaTCTCATCCCCACTGAAACGTCCTCATTCAATTTGTTTCTCAAGTCTCAAGAGTTTACATCTTGCGGATATAACATTTTCGGATGATCAATCGGCACAAAAGTTGCTTTCAGGCTGCCCAGTGCTTGAGGAgatgtgtttgatgaaatgcagCTGGGTTAAAGTCAAGAGAGTTATTATACATTGTCCCAGGCTTTACAGCTTGACCATAACTGAGAAGGAAATCGATGACGACCTTTATAATTTGTCAGATAGTTGTAAGGTCATGATATTTGGAACATGTCTCAAGCGCTTCAAGTATTCTGGTGCTTTTTCAAATGAATATTGCTTATATGACTCATCCTCGTTAGATAAGGTGCAAATTCAAATGGATCATAGAGGCCAAGGGTCAAAAATTGCTGCCTACTGCTTATTTGAGCTTTTGAGGGGAGTCTTTAATGTTAAAGAGCTAGTTCTTTCAAATAAGGCCATTCAG GTTCTGAATGATGCAGCTGAAATTCTAGCCTTTATGCCGTTATTCAACAATCTGTCCATTCTAACATTGAAGTCAGAGGAGCGAGTAGGATATATAGGATATATGATGAAGCAGGTAAATCTTGGTTGTAAAGCATTACTAAAGATACTCCAAAACTCTCCTTGTCTTGGAGCTCTTCGATTTTGTCAG GGGGTTGAGCTCTCTGCAGATGGCGAAAACCATGAATTGATATTGGATCCGGTACCGCCATGTTTCTTGTCGCACCTCAAAAGGATTGAAATCTATCAACATTATGCAACCAAGAAGCTACATAGGCAGATGATGGAGATATTGCTTAGTAGAGCAGTATTTCTTGACAAGTTAATGGTATGTTATTCAGAATGTACCTGGAAGGCAGAGGAGTTGGAGAAAGTTCACAAAGAGCTTCTAGGACTTCCCAGAGCATCCGAAGTTGTTGAAATCAAATTCACCCCAGACCTTACCGAGAACCAATATGAAGATACTTTTAGTTGCAGTTTTTGTAGCTCGTCAAGAAAGGGGTAG